The sequence TCGCTAACCAGCTCAACAACTCAGACCAAGGCATGACTCTTCTTGCACCAACCGATAACGCCTTCCTTAACCTCCCTTCGGGCACTCTCAACGGGCTAAAGGAAGAGGAACAAGTGAAACTAGTGTTGTACCATGTTCTTCCAAAATATTACAGTTTAGATGATCTTGATACAGTCAGCAACCCGGTTCCTACACAAGCGGGCTCAAACCACGGAAGTTTGGGCTTGAATTTTACTGCTAGACAAAACCAAGTGAATGTATCAAGTGGAGTTGTTGAGAGTCAAATTAACAATGCATTGAGACAAGCGTTTCCTTTTGCGGTTTACTCGGTTGATAAATTGTTGCTGCCAGCTTCATTTAGTGATGCTCCGGCACCCGAGAGTTCTTCTTCGACACCAGCAGGGAAGCCTGCAAATGGGCCAAGTGCTCCGGCGGATGCTGGATCACCGCCGGCAAAGAATGCAGGTGGTAAGAGGATGGATATGGGAGTAGGTTTGGTTGGAGGCGTTGTGTTGTTTTTTATGGCGTTTTTGTGATTAAGTAAAGGGATTTAAATTTAAATACTAATGATTTGTTAttcaacatttatttatttaatcacATTGTTCTATTTTATTTATTCATTGTATTACTTCATATTTTGATGTAATTATTGACATATAATTACGAACTCAAACATAGCATGTTGCATCCGTCTTGTTTTGCATACACGCCAGGTACCCTTTACTGTTAGGACTAATATGTTATGTCATGTTATGTTAAATGAGCATAGTTACAAGTTAgattaaataaatatttattaaagTTGCTAAATATACTATTAATAAGACACCTGAACTCAAATTCTAAAGACTTTGAAGTTTTGGCCTGTAGATTTAAGTGCCTAAAAATAACTCATCAATCTCTAAGAAATTATCCCAAAGTGAAATCCCCACTCAAGTGAAGTCTTTTGATCGACAAACGATCGACCTgtagaagcccattcggctgacaagacataaagtgacAGTGAGCAGGCGCGTGTAGGCCACTCGCTCAACATTGGGTAGAGCAAACAATAACCCCCACGCGTGCAAAAAACGTCGACCGTCGATTTTTTACACGTGTACGTTCACGATGCAACCGTTTCACCCCACTACACTCACACCACACTATAAATAGACGTGATTCACCCTCATTTCTATTTTTCTGCCAAAAGCTTCTCCGATACGCTGCTAAATCAACTCCGATCAAATCCCATATATTCCGGCAAACTACAAAAGGTTAGTTACTCTTCGATTACTTTTAGAAAATGACAAAGGCAAATGAGACTTTTGTAGATAGCGTAGTATCGATAATAGAGTAGAGACATATAGATTCtttagttaaacaatacccaccgttaaaacagtacaatccggtgccacctcTTCCTAGCCAACGTGCCCATAAACCACCGGAGAAGAAGGTAGCCATATACGAACATGCGTTTAAGCATGGCAATTTTAGGGTTCCACCTTCGGACTCTTTTCTAGGCGTACTAGATCACTTACGCGTAGGATTAGGGCAATTACACCCATATGCCATAGGAAAGATagtgatgtttgagatgtggtgcgttgcgCTAAACAAGGTACCATTAATTAAGGTGTTCTGCCATCTATACCGCCTGGCCACCCACCATAAGTCCTGGTTTACTTTCTTCGTCCGGCAAAACTTTACCAAAACCCTCAAATCGAATGCGGGTCATTGGAAAGAAAccttctttttcattgaccaattAGTTGTTGGAGCCAACTTTTCGCAAACGCTAATTTGGTGCGAAAGCGTGGCAAATGACGTAAACAAGACCCCCGTCCTTGATGATGAAGAAACGAaactgttagcggagtgcgctaacgcacagcttgtgCACCGGTCGTACGGGAACGTTATGCTGCGGTTAGGAAAGATTTCCGCcactggccatgggagaacatgcgtccagccataatcgcgccgaatggcaagggtaggaatagtataaatgcATGTGAATATATAACCACTGCTGCATACATAGATGCTCTTTTCGTAAGCAAAAGATCGACGAACAGCTTGAGCAAGAGAGGACCGGCGAGAACGAGGTGTCCGCACCTACTACCTCGGCCAACAAACGCAAGGCAACCGAAACGCCTCAAACAAAGCAAAAGAAGAAAAAGCTCATTCCGAAACaaagggaggacatgcggaacAACAATTTTGTCCTCGTGGAGCAAGCGTCTGCAGATCTGCCTCCCCCCATTACTGGTAAGCGTCTCTTTTCGTTTGTGTAAATACCGCACAATTAGTTTCTGCGTGCTAACGAATCACTAATTTGCAGAGCATATTGAGGAAACTCAGCAGACGCCGCCGCGAGGAAACCCGGACCTTGAAGCCACCGCCACGTCAAGAGATAAGGCGATACATCTTGACTCTGATTCCACACCAACTCCACCACGCGGTAGCTTCCGATTAGCAAACCTGGCGCAACTCACCCATTC comes from Rutidosis leptorrhynchoides isolate AG116_Rl617_1_P2 chromosome 4, CSIRO_AGI_Rlap_v1, whole genome shotgun sequence and encodes:
- the LOC139845471 gene encoding fasciclin-like arabinogalactan protein 9; translated protein: MASHLIIFLTLTNFLFILPSTLAQPAAPAPGPAGPINVTDILLKGGQYTAFLRLLNQTRVLDQLANQLNNSDQGMTLLAPTDNAFLNLPSGTLNGLKEEEQVKLVLYHVLPKYYSLDDLDTVSNPVPTQAGSNHGSLGLNFTARQNQVNVSSGVVESQINNALRQAFPFAVYSVDKLLLPASFSDAPAPESSSSTPAGKPANGPSAPADAGSPPAKNAGGKRMDMGVGLVGGVVLFFMAFL